A window from Nitrospirota bacterium encodes these proteins:
- a CDS encoding UDP-glucuronic acid decarboxylase family protein, which translates to MRVLITGGAGFLGSHLCDALVERGHEVVCLDNFCTGRPDNIAHLMGHERFSFIKYNVCDYLHIDGPLDAVMHFASPASPQDYLEMPIATLKVGALGTHKALGLAKVKSARFLLASTSEVYGDPLVNPQPESYWGNVNPLSPRGVYDEAKRFAEAMTMAYHRYHGLDTRIVRIFNTYGPRMRPNDGRVVSNFIVQALQGKPLTVFGDGTQTRSFCYVDDLVRGILGLLMTDSDKSIEKRTDRSGFLTTHKESPPESVHDPMNIGNPRELTVNGIAELVVQLVGAKTAIEYGPLPADDPRVRRPDIRRAKALLGWEPRVELEDGLRQTIEYFRKVL; encoded by the coding sequence ATGCGCGTACTGATTACAGGTGGGGCGGGCTTCCTCGGCAGTCACTTGTGCGATGCCTTGGTCGAGCGCGGCCATGAGGTCGTGTGCCTGGACAATTTTTGCACCGGTCGTCCCGACAACATCGCTCATCTCATGGGCCACGAAAGGTTCAGCTTCATTAAATACAACGTATGCGACTACCTGCACATCGACGGACCGCTGGACGCCGTCATGCATTTCGCGTCACCGGCCAGCCCCCAGGACTATTTGGAGATGCCGATCGCCACTCTGAAAGTCGGGGCCTTGGGGACTCACAAAGCCCTGGGTCTGGCCAAAGTGAAGAGTGCGCGGTTCTTGCTGGCCAGCACCTCGGAGGTCTACGGCGATCCCCTCGTGAATCCACAGCCCGAGAGCTATTGGGGCAACGTCAATCCCCTCAGTCCCCGTGGAGTCTATGACGAGGCCAAGCGGTTCGCGGAAGCCATGACCATGGCCTATCACCGCTACCACGGCCTCGACACACGCATTGTCCGGATCTTCAACACCTACGGTCCGCGGATGAGGCCGAACGACGGGCGTGTCGTGTCGAACTTCATCGTACAGGCGCTTCAGGGCAAGCCGCTCACGGTCTTCGGCGACGGCACTCAAACCCGGAGCTTCTGCTATGTGGACGACCTGGTCCGTGGTATCCTCGGTCTGCTCATGACCGACTCGGACAAATCCATCGAGAAGCGGACCGACCGGTCCGGCTTTTTGACCACCCACAAGGAGAGTCCTCCTGAAAGCGTTCACGATCCCATGAACATCGGCAATCCCCGGGAGTTGACGGTCAACGGGATCGCCGAGCTCGTGGTGCAACTCGTTGGGGCGAAGACCGCCATCGAATACGGGCCCCTGCCGGCCGACGATCCTCGCGTTCGACGACCCGACATCCGGCGAGCCAAAGCATTACTCGGTTGGGAGCCTCGGGTCGAACTCGAGGACGGGCTTAGGCAGACAATCGAATACTTCCGGAAGGTTCTCTAA
- a CDS encoding glycosyltransferase: MNWLYDHLRFVPNVRQLVLCDSLQNRDEFPELDAWCVNPHSFARRVWRKLAGRRPYLVDLMRVKARRPRVLHSHFGYVGAEDLGLQEALGIPWLVGFYGADVYQLGLQPQWQETYNRLFERLSHALALGPVMADQLQKMGCPSEKVKVHPLGVEVDSLPFQLRVLRSGEPLKLLFAGTFREKKGIHYVLEGVSSAHRRGVKLHLHLVAGEMGKSGEEETRDAAFATIRRLGIEHLVTCSPLLPFQELLRLGLNCHLFLSPSVTASNGDCEGTPFVLQQMMATGMPAIATVHSDIPFIFGDLKHLLVPERDSNAIADRLQYYAENPEELIPDGVAMRNRIRSAFDVRHCASQLAEIYRSLIV; this comes from the coding sequence ATGAACTGGCTTTATGATCACCTCCGGTTCGTGCCGAATGTCCGCCAGTTGGTTCTGTGCGATTCGCTGCAAAATCGCGACGAATTTCCAGAGCTGGATGCCTGGTGCGTGAATCCTCACAGTTTCGCCCGCCGGGTCTGGCGAAAACTGGCCGGCCGTCGACCCTATCTTGTGGATCTGATGCGCGTGAAAGCCCGCCGGCCCCGTGTACTGCATTCTCACTTCGGTTACGTCGGGGCGGAAGACCTCGGACTCCAGGAAGCATTGGGCATTCCCTGGCTCGTGGGATTCTACGGGGCCGACGTCTATCAATTGGGCCTCCAACCGCAGTGGCAAGAGACCTATAACCGCCTGTTCGAACGCCTCTCTCATGCGCTGGCTCTCGGTCCGGTGATGGCCGATCAACTGCAGAAGATGGGGTGTCCCTCCGAGAAGGTGAAAGTTCATCCCCTCGGCGTCGAGGTGGACAGTCTGCCGTTTCAACTGCGCGTCCTCCGGTCCGGCGAGCCGTTGAAGCTCCTTTTCGCCGGAACATTCCGCGAGAAAAAGGGGATTCATTACGTCTTGGAGGGCGTTTCGTCGGCGCACCGACGAGGCGTCAAACTCCACCTCCATTTGGTGGCCGGAGAAATGGGCAAGAGCGGAGAGGAGGAAACCCGCGACGCCGCCTTCGCCACGATCAGACGACTCGGGATCGAACATTTGGTCACCTGTTCCCCGCTTCTTCCTTTTCAAGAATTGTTGCGACTGGGCCTGAATTGTCATCTTTTTCTCTCGCCCAGCGTGACCGCGTCCAACGGTGATTGCGAAGGGACTCCGTTCGTCCTGCAACAGATGATGGCCACGGGCATGCCGGCCATCGCCACCGTGCATTCCGACATCCCTTTCATCTTCGGAGACTTGAAGCATTTGCTCGTGCCTGAACGAGATTCGAACGCCATCGCCGACCGGCTGCAATACTACGCCGAGAACCCGGAAGAGTTGATCCCCGATGGGGTCGCCATGAGAAACCGTATCCGCTCCGCGTTCGACGTCCGGCACTGCGCTTCGCAATTGGCCGAGATCTATCGATCGTTGATCGTGTAA
- a CDS encoding glycosyltransferase family 4 protein: MALAEATSPPSETALTQTMGRPWKLAWCHNGDAGGSKRFAFEMVRELSKRGHVLDEVIIRGPATDSDYLPLKPFVRTSMEMIVHSPNLSRLRPYLVYSSALLAYAVWKVRQRHRDFQILADKINKSDYDFVHIDQYPFCRTTSILPYLDLPTVLYSHEPSPARYLSVNSNGALREPFGLKGAYTFVCENLHLLADHLQNRHDIRLTNHAQTILINSQYSREVFFQRYGRLSRVCHYGVDHETFRPLSLPVESMVVSIGRIVKAKQHHTAIEAVGMIDRIVRPRMVIATPESKDSLKDPTYRAWIEKLAKDKGVALEIWYRPSQHELARLYNRAIALIFVPIMEPFGLVAIEAMACGTPVIGVREAGIRESVVDGVSGILVDRNSGEIAEAILRLMVSQNLRASISKQAVEYVHRRWTWQQAADRYEKEVGKLLEGVRGL, encoded by the coding sequence GTGGCTCTTGCCGAAGCTACCTCACCACCCTCGGAAACGGCGTTGACGCAGACGATGGGAAGACCCTGGAAACTAGCCTGGTGTCACAACGGCGATGCCGGCGGATCCAAGCGGTTCGCTTTCGAAATGGTGCGAGAACTCTCGAAGCGCGGCCACGTGCTCGATGAAGTGATTATTCGCGGTCCTGCAACGGATTCGGACTACTTGCCTCTCAAGCCTTTCGTCAGAACGTCTATGGAGATGATCGTCCATAGTCCCAACCTGTCCCGGTTGCGACCCTACTTGGTCTATTCGTCGGCGTTGCTGGCCTATGCCGTATGGAAGGTTCGTCAACGGCATCGGGACTTTCAGATCCTTGCGGACAAGATCAATAAGTCCGACTATGACTTCGTGCACATCGATCAGTACCCGTTCTGCCGGACCACAAGCATTTTGCCTTATCTTGACCTCCCGACTGTTCTGTACAGTCACGAACCGTCGCCGGCTCGATACCTGAGCGTAAACAGTAATGGGGCCCTGCGAGAGCCCTTTGGGCTTAAGGGCGCGTACACCTTTGTGTGTGAAAACCTTCACCTCCTGGCCGACCATTTGCAAAACAGACACGATATTCGACTGACAAACCACGCGCAAACCATCCTTATCAACTCGCAATATTCCAGAGAGGTGTTCTTCCAAAGATACGGCCGCCTTTCAAGAGTTTGTCATTATGGGGTCGATCACGAAACATTTCGTCCGCTGTCGCTGCCTGTGGAGTCGATGGTCGTCTCGATCGGTCGAATTGTCAAAGCCAAACAACATCACACAGCCATCGAGGCTGTCGGGATGATCGACCGGATTGTAAGACCCCGCATGGTCATCGCGACGCCCGAATCCAAGGACTCCCTCAAAGATCCAACCTACAGGGCCTGGATCGAAAAGTTGGCGAAAGATAAAGGGGTTGCTTTGGAGATCTGGTACAGGCCGAGCCAACACGAACTGGCCAGGCTTTACAACCGGGCGATAGCGTTGATCTTTGTGCCGATCATGGAGCCGTTCGGATTGGTTGCCATAGAAGCGATGGCCTGTGGCACTCCCGTCATAGGAGTGAGAGAAGCGGGCATCAGAGAATCCGTCGTCGATGGGGTAAGCGGAATTCTTGTGGATCGGAACTCCGGAGAAATCGCCGAGGCAATCTTGCGTCTCATGGTCTCTCAGAATCTTCGCGCCTCAATAAGCAAACAGGCGGTCGAGTATGTTCATCGCCGATGGACTTGGCAACAGGCCGCTGACCGTTATGAAAAGGAGGTTGGGAAGCTATTGGAAGGGGTCCGGGGCCTCTGA
- a CDS encoding SGNH/GDSL hydrolase family protein, producing MTYLSDTPGRSFAQPSLNWSVIVALFALEGSCGLALLALYKKGEQGFSSFIQTNAGMFFIISLAVLAISAGWIGCAYFLSNRNALRAFQLTVAMNLVTVIFVLVCSELAVRVLAKRTPEGDAINGMLLFPKNWDRMRSHYLAVWKKASGDNQEGITSDVGYVVYDRDLGWSIGPNRRSANGLYFSNPQGLRAPRTGESFPLPQAAPWIAALGDSFTFGEEVAYEDTWAARLEKLLGGRFAVANFGVAGYGVDQAYLRYLRDVRPWRPTVAVLGFISNNLFRSTTVYTFLNFPEWENPFSKPRFLATAEGLRLLNVPTIPPATIFSKSAITELPYLRHDMGYTPLEWQHEWYHSSYFARFLLTRFPRWTPLNANASEEAVFSLNERVLRSFIEQTTESGTIPVIAYFPTAGDFHPQRPNLTGKTFLQRTGIPYIDPTSCLLQVPEAERFQPGGHYSPRGNAAVAECLAESLRQITALSGRQPAYNAGSQPTR from the coding sequence ATGACCTATCTATCGGATACCCCCGGCAGAAGCTTCGCCCAACCTTCCCTGAACTGGTCCGTCATTGTCGCTTTGTTTGCTCTGGAAGGCTCATGCGGCCTCGCCCTGTTAGCCCTTTACAAGAAGGGAGAGCAAGGTTTCTCTTCGTTTATTCAGACCAACGCAGGAATGTTCTTCATCATCAGCCTTGCCGTTCTCGCTATCTCGGCCGGATGGATAGGCTGCGCCTACTTTCTCAGTAACAGAAATGCTTTGAGAGCATTTCAGCTCACTGTGGCGATGAACCTAGTGACCGTTATATTTGTTCTGGTATGCAGTGAGCTCGCGGTTCGGGTTCTCGCTAAACGGACTCCGGAAGGCGACGCCATCAACGGCATGCTTTTGTTTCCAAAGAACTGGGACCGGATGCGGAGCCACTACCTCGCAGTATGGAAAAAAGCCTCTGGGGACAATCAGGAAGGGATTACTTCAGACGTCGGCTACGTGGTGTACGATCGAGATCTCGGTTGGTCCATCGGACCCAACCGCAGGAGCGCGAACGGACTCTATTTTTCCAACCCTCAGGGCTTGCGCGCTCCCCGCACCGGTGAGAGCTTTCCTCTGCCTCAGGCCGCACCATGGATCGCCGCGCTAGGAGATTCATTTACATTCGGCGAAGAGGTGGCGTACGAGGACACGTGGGCAGCGCGGCTTGAGAAGCTCTTAGGAGGGCGGTTCGCCGTCGCAAACTTCGGTGTGGCTGGATACGGCGTCGATCAAGCGTATCTTCGTTATCTACGGGATGTACGGCCGTGGCGTCCCACCGTCGCCGTGTTGGGTTTCATCTCCAACAACCTGTTTCGATCGACGACTGTGTATACGTTCCTGAATTTCCCCGAGTGGGAGAATCCGTTTTCGAAGCCGCGTTTCCTTGCGACCGCAGAAGGGCTTCGGCTGCTCAACGTACCCACCATTCCCCCCGCCACGATCTTCTCCAAGTCGGCGATCACCGAACTGCCGTACCTCAGGCACGATATGGGATACACACCTTTGGAGTGGCAGCACGAGTGGTACCACTCCTCTTATTTCGCGCGGTTCCTGCTGACCAGATTTCCTCGATGGACACCTTTAAATGCAAATGCATCTGAAGAAGCGGTATTCTCGCTCAACGAACGAGTCTTGCGTTCTTTCATCGAACAGACAACCGAGTCGGGAACTATTCCCGTCATTGCCTATTTCCCTACTGCGGGAGACTTTCACCCTCAACGGCCCAATTTGACCGGCAAAACGTTTCTCCAACGGACCGGCATCCCTTACATCGATCCGACCTCCTGCCTGTTGCAGGTGCCTGAAGCGGAGCGGTTCCAGCCGGGCGGACATTATTCACCGCGAGGCAATGCTGCCGTGGCCGAATGCCTGGCAGAGAGTCTACGACAAATCACCGCCTTGTCCGGTCGGCAGCCTGCGTACAATGCGGGATCTCAGCCCACGCGATAG